Genomic window (Chryseobacterium bernardetii):
ACAGCTTCTATCTTTTCACAATAATGCCGGATAAGTTCTAATGCGGGATATTCATCATCCACACCTACAATCGTCAGATTAGCCATTATAATTTAATTTTTAAGAAAGTCTCGTATATATTGTTTTCAGCTGCTTTGGATATAAAAGTAAATCTGTCTGGATAGTATTTCTCCAAAATACTGATAACAGCTTCGTTTCCCAGTCCGTTATCATTGACATTTTCTATAAGATTCTTATTTTTTGGGACAGAATTTCTGATTTCAAATATAAATTCCCGGTCTAGGATCTCATATTTAACTTTTATGAAACTATCCGCCTCTACCCCAGCGGCTGAATGCTTCAGGGCATTTTCAAGCAGTGTAAGGCAAACAGAGGGTGGAATTTCAATAAGTTCCAGAATTTCTTCGTCGTCAATTTCAAAATCAATTTCCAATGCATTATGGTACTTCAGCTGATAAAGCCCGATCAGAGACTTAATGGATGAAAATTCCTGCATAAGGGTAATTTTCTCTTTATTGGTATCATAAATAACGTACTGAAGGAGCCGGCTCAGCTGTAAAATAGATTCTGAAGTATTTTCTGAAGGGTTAAAGCTTTTAGAATAAATATTATTAAGGGTATTCAACAGGAAATGCGGATTTAATTTGGACTTCAAAAGGGCAAGATACAACTGGTCCTTTTCTTCACCAAGTTCTTTAAAATCCTGTTCTATCAAAAATTTATCTTTCGTAATTCCGAGAAATGAAGCAACCAGAATGACAATCCCCTGTGCCGTGTAAACATTATACAGAAATTTTGTGTTGGATAATGTCTCATTAAACTTCATATTGAATACGGCAGGTTCCAGTAAAATTCTAAAAAGACTTGAAACCAGAAAACAGATAAAGGCATACAGGATAAATTCCGGATATTTATTGGAAAGATAAAACCGGGGGACGAGATAAAAATATACTAAATAATAAATTCCAATATTGAAAATAATCACAAATAATACCGACCATACTAATTCCGGAGCGTCTAAAAAGTAATTTTCGGTAAAAAAAGTGATCAGAAAAAAGAATATAAAGAATAAAACATGTTGAAATTTCAGCAAGAAACCCCAATGATATTCCATCAGTCTTTTCAAAACTTTACCGTTTAGTAAAATCCTAAAAACCAATAACATAAATACAATATTGATAATAAAAAACATCTAAAATATCCAATTTTCAATCTTCCAAATATAAGACCTTTTTTACCCGGGATTGCAGTTCACTGAGAAAAACTGTCATTGATTGAAAAATAAATTCATGCCTCCTTCTTATAAATATATTTGAAACAACAGGATATTAATTCAATTTTACATGAAAATTAAATTATCATTAATCATTATTTTCTTCTTAGGATTTTATCAGTTGATCTCTGCACAAAGCCGTGACAACTATAATATGTGGTTCCAGTATCTTTTGTCTGCAAAACTGACGGATAAGAGTACTTTAACTGCCCTTTCCCAATACCGCTCTTTTGACCTGGCTTATGATACCAGGCTTTTTCTGGTCTCTGCTTATGTAGACTATGAGGTTGCCAATGAGGTAAAACCTGCATTGGGAATGATGTTTCTTATCCTGGATTCCTATAAATCTGATAACAACAAAAAAGAGCGATACGAAAAAAGACCTTTCCAGCAAGTGAGCCTTGGGGGAAATATCGGAAGAACTTCCATCTCCCACCGGTTCAGGGTAGAAGAACGCTTTATCAGTAATCCGGATGAATTTATTGTAAGGCTCCGATACCTCATTTCTTTGCGAATTCCATTCAACAAAGCCGGAGAAAAAGAAAAATTCTATGGTATTCTGAAAAATGAAATCAGGATGAATGTTGTAAAAGAAGAACCGTTTGATAGTAACCGCTTAACAGCCGGAATAGGCATCAAAACCGGCAAAAATTCTGCAATAGAAATTGCTTTTATCAACCAGCTGGAAACAGGTTCCACAAGCAATTATGCCTATGTTGGCTACCGAAACAGTTTTGACTGGAGAAAAAATAAAAATAAATAATCACAAATACAATCCCTATGCTTACACTCCTTGGATTTCTGATGATCATCATTTTTATGGTGCTTATCATGAATAAAAAAATGACTCCCCTTACCGCCCTGGTTATTATTCCTGTAGCAATAGCATTAATAGCTGGTTTTGGTCCTCATCTGGGAGAAATGATGAAAAACGGGGTTAAGGAAATTGCCCTTACCGGCGTTATGCTCATTTTTGCAATTCTTTATTTCAGCTTAATGATAGATACCGGGCTTTTCGAACCCTTAGTAAATCTTATTTTAAAAGCTGTTGGAGATAACCCTGTAAAAACCACAATAGGAACTGCTATTCTCACAACCTTAGTTTCTTTGGACGGCGATGGTTCTTCTACTTATATTATTGTGGTAGCAGCTATGCTTCCGTTATATAAAAAGCAGGGAATGAATCCACTTACATTGACCTGTATAATTATGCTGGCAGGTGGAATTATGAACATCCTACCCTGGGGTGGCCCTACAGCAAGGGTTATGAGCTCACTGAAGCTGGGGCATACGGAAATTTTCGTTCCAATGATTCCTATCATGGCTTTAGGAATTCTATGGGTAATATTTGTAGCCTATATTTTAGGTAAAAAGGAGAAAAAGCGCATTGCAACCTACGGGAAATATACTCAATACGGTACCAGTGACATTATCGGGGAGGCCGATCCTAAGCTGCTTCGTCCAAAGCTGATCTGGATCAACCTTTTGCTTACGATCATCTTACTGATTGTTATGATACTCGATATTGTTCCGCTTGGAATAGCTTTTATGATTGCATTTTGTATTGCATCCGTTATCAACTATCCTAAGCTGAAAGATCAACAAAAAATCATTTCAAAACACGCAGGAAATGCTCTTTCTGTGGCAGGAATGATCTTTGGAGCTGGGATTTTTACCGGAATACTCAACGGAACCGGAATTATGCAGGCAATGGGAAACAGTATGATAGAAATTGTTCCCAAAAGCTGGGGCAGTTATCTTAATATTATTACAGCTATTTTCAGTGTTCCGCTTACGTTCTTTCTTACCAATGATGCTTATTATTTTGGAATATTGCCAATTATTGAAGCTACCGGCCGTCAATTGGATATTGCTCCTGAAATATTGGGAAGAGCCAGCCTTGTGGGGCAGGCCTCACATTTGCTGAGCCCGCTTGTTCCTTCCACTTATCTATTGGTATCATTGGCCGGTGTGGAATATTCGGATCATCTGAAATATACACTAAAATGGGCGATCGGATCATCAATCATCATGCTTATAGGCGCACTCCTTCTTGGAACAATATGAGTTTGATGAATAATGATTATCTTCAGCTTCACAAATAATATAATCCAATCTTAAAACATGTTTGTAAAAACAATTTAATTTCCAGATGAATTTCCTGCAGTCCCAAAAAATATTCACCGGCAAATACCTTAAAAATCTTACATTGTATGTGTTCACGGCAATGATATGCGGTGTGCTGGCAGGACATTATGTTCCTGAAGAAAGCATTAAACTGGGAGTGGTAAGCCGGTATTTTTTTATGATCCTTGAAGCTTTTATTCTTCCGGTTATTTTTATGGCAATCATTTACGGAATCTGCCAGCTCTCCGAAATTAAAAATGCAGGTAATATTGTATTGCAGACTATTTTATACTTTTTAACAGTAGGCTCAATAGCCATTATCTTAGGTCTTACCTTTGGTTTGGTAATGCAGCCCGGTTCTGATACCGGAATTGATGCTACCCGCATCACCACAAGCCTTCCAAAGGCTTTTGAAATTAAAGACGGAAGTTTTTCTACTGTTTTATACCTTAACAGACATGGTATTTTTCTTTTCCTCTCCATCTTAATAGGAATTACAATGAACTTTTCCTCAAGAAAAGAAAAATTTCTGAATATTTTGGATCATGGGATAGGTATCTTTTATACTGTTATCAAATATCTTTATTTTATTCTTCCATTCATTATTTTCTGTAATATTGCATATGGTGTGGCTGTATATGGCATCAATACTCTTCTTCCGTTAAGTAAAGTAGTTGCAACAGTTTACCTTGCTGACATTGTTTTTATTTTAGGAATTTTAGGTCTTATTTCTTATCTGTTCAAATTCAATCTGTGGAAATTTTTACTGGATATTAAGGAAGAAATTATTTTGGTCATCACTACTTCATCCTCCAAAACTGCTTTTCCTTTAATTTTTGAAAAAATGGAATCTGAAGGATATAGCAGAAAAATTTTGAGGTTTATTATTCCTCTGGGGTATAATTTTAATCTGGCAGGGGCATGTATCTATATTTCAGTAACCTGCTGTTTTCTTATTCAGTTTTATAATATCTCTTTAAGCTTTAATGATTATGTTTGGCTCTTTGTTATTATTTCCATTACTTCTAAAACGGCATCAGGAGTACCCGGTTCAGGATTCTTAGCGCTTATTTTCACATTGAGCAGATTTGGGAAAATTCCATTAACGGATATTGCCCTGCTTTATAGTGTGGACCGTTTTATGAATGAAGCCAGATCAGTAACCAATTTTATTGGTATTGCCGTTTCAGGGGCAATCATTTCTAAAATAAACCAGCATCAGAAAGGGGAAATTCCTTCTGCCTAATTTGATATTTAAATTTCATAATCCACTATTATTCAATTATGTAACTTTTTAAAGATTAGGATAACTAATTAATAAAAAAGACCATGAGAACATTTATTTTCCTTCTATTAATAAGCAGTGTTCATTTATTTTCACAAAATCTGATTACTCCACAAAATGCAGGTATCAACTCTAAACTGATAAAAGATGAAACATCTGA
Coding sequences:
- a CDS encoding cation:dicarboxylate symporter family transporter is translated as MNFLQSQKIFTGKYLKNLTLYVFTAMICGVLAGHYVPEESIKLGVVSRYFFMILEAFILPVIFMAIIYGICQLSEIKNAGNIVLQTILYFLTVGSIAIILGLTFGLVMQPGSDTGIDATRITTSLPKAFEIKDGSFSTVLYLNRHGIFLFLSILIGITMNFSSRKEKFLNILDHGIGIFYTVIKYLYFILPFIIFCNIAYGVAVYGINTLLPLSKVVATVYLADIVFILGILGLISYLFKFNLWKFLLDIKEEIILVITTSSSKTAFPLIFEKMESEGYSRKILRFIIPLGYNFNLAGACIYISVTCCFLIQFYNISLSFNDYVWLFVIISITSKTASGVPGSGFLALIFTLSRFGKIPLTDIALLYSVDRFMNEARSVTNFIGIAVSGAIISKINQHQKGEIPSA
- a CDS encoding DUF2490 domain-containing protein, translated to MKIKLSLIIIFFLGFYQLISAQSRDNYNMWFQYLLSAKLTDKSTLTALSQYRSFDLAYDTRLFLVSAYVDYEVANEVKPALGMMFLILDSYKSDNNKKERYEKRPFQQVSLGGNIGRTSISHRFRVEERFISNPDEFIVRLRYLISLRIPFNKAGEKEKFYGILKNEIRMNVVKEEPFDSNRLTAGIGIKTGKNSAIEIAFINQLETGSTSNYAYVGYRNSFDWRKNKNK
- a CDS encoding CitMHS family transporter codes for the protein MLTLLGFLMIIIFMVLIMNKKMTPLTALVIIPVAIALIAGFGPHLGEMMKNGVKEIALTGVMLIFAILYFSLMIDTGLFEPLVNLILKAVGDNPVKTTIGTAILTTLVSLDGDGSSTYIIVVAAMLPLYKKQGMNPLTLTCIIMLAGGIMNILPWGGPTARVMSSLKLGHTEIFVPMIPIMALGILWVIFVAYILGKKEKKRIATYGKYTQYGTSDIIGEADPKLLRPKLIWINLLLTIILLIVMILDIVPLGIAFMIAFCIASVINYPKLKDQQKIISKHAGNALSVAGMIFGAGIFTGILNGTGIMQAMGNSMIEIVPKSWGSYLNIITAIFSVPLTFFLTNDAYYFGILPIIEATGRQLDIAPEILGRASLVGQASHLLSPLVPSTYLLVSLAGVEYSDHLKYTLKWAIGSSIIMLIGALLLGTI
- a CDS encoding sensor histidine kinase, with product MKRLMEYHWGFLLKFQHVLFFIFFFLITFFTENYFLDAPELVWSVLFVIIFNIGIYYLVYFYLVPRFYLSNKYPEFILYAFICFLVSSLFRILLEPAVFNMKFNETLSNTKFLYNVYTAQGIVILVASFLGITKDKFLIEQDFKELGEEKDQLYLALLKSKLNPHFLLNTLNNIYSKSFNPSENTSESILQLSRLLQYVIYDTNKEKITLMQEFSSIKSLIGLYQLKYHNALEIDFEIDDEEILELIEIPPSVCLTLLENALKHSAAGVEADSFIKVKYEILDREFIFEIRNSVPKNKNLIENVNDNGLGNEAVISILEKYYPDRFTFISKAAENNIYETFLKIKL